The following coding sequences are from one Mycolicibacterium aichiense window:
- a CDS encoding GDP-mannose--glycolipid 4-beta-D-mannosyltransferase: MSAPRLKVLMSTGPLKHHDNPYLQQLVTDLSDQVDVQPLSWRTALFFRPDVFHVHWPEQLYRANGRAKTMVKRVLVAILLLRLRARRVPVVLTVHDLAPHDQDRGFERLLSRALERMFALRIYLNESELNDPARGVVILHGDYRGWLQKQGVDLTPREPHRDVILFGLLRRYKGIETLITAARDADATLTIAGRAIDESYERELRALVADVPSAVLDIRHLEDDELTAEIFNHRIVCLPYTHMHNSGALVYALSIGRPVLARRSPFNEVIAREVGEEWVMLYDGPLTAQDLKDALSRTPPAGLPDLSRWDWSTGIALHMACYRGLATMAHDRRPPARVVQALLEAEPGFAAHSAFNAPVEIS, from the coding sequence ATGAGTGCACCACGACTGAAGGTCCTGATGTCGACGGGACCGCTCAAGCACCATGACAACCCATACCTGCAGCAGCTGGTCACCGATCTGAGTGATCAGGTAGACGTGCAGCCACTATCGTGGCGCACCGCCCTCTTCTTTCGTCCTGACGTCTTCCATGTGCACTGGCCTGAGCAGCTGTATCGCGCCAACGGGCGAGCGAAGACGATGGTCAAGCGGGTCTTGGTGGCGATACTGCTTCTGCGGTTGCGTGCGCGCCGAGTGCCTGTCGTTTTGACCGTGCACGACCTCGCGCCCCACGACCAAGACCGAGGCTTCGAGCGGTTGCTGTCGCGCGCTCTGGAGCGAATGTTCGCCCTCCGTATCTACCTCAACGAGTCGGAGCTCAACGACCCAGCGCGCGGGGTGGTCATTCTGCACGGGGACTACCGTGGCTGGCTGCAAAAACAAGGTGTCGACCTGACGCCACGGGAGCCCCACCGAGACGTCATCCTGTTCGGATTGCTGCGGCGATACAAAGGGATCGAAACCCTCATCACCGCGGCACGCGATGCGGATGCAACGCTGACGATTGCCGGGCGGGCGATCGACGAATCCTACGAACGTGAGCTGCGCGCGCTCGTGGCAGACGTCCCTTCCGCGGTGCTCGACATCAGGCACCTGGAAGATGACGAACTCACCGCCGAGATTTTCAATCACCGAATCGTGTGCCTTCCGTACACGCATATGCACAACTCGGGAGCGCTGGTCTACGCGCTCAGTATTGGGCGCCCGGTTCTTGCCCGGCGCAGTCCTTTCAACGAGGTCATTGCGCGCGAGGTGGGCGAGGAATGGGTGATGCTGTACGACGGCCCGTTGACCGCGCAAGATTTGAAGGACGCACTCAGTCGGACTCCACCTGCGGGACTGCCAGACCTCTCCCGGTGGGATTGGTCGACGGGAATTGCTTTGCATATGGCTTGTTACCGCGGTCTCGCCACAATGGCGCATGATCGACGGCCTCCCGCGAGGGTTGTCCAGGCGCTTCTCGAGGCCGAGCCCGGATTCGCCGCGCACTCGGCCTTTAATGCCCCGGTTGAGATTTCGTAG
- a CDS encoding glycosyltransferase family 2 protein — MYNEVDNVAGLLECLKAQRFRDFDWVVVDDGSTDGTADRLAQLDTDKFATILSKKNDGGLLSGSEFRSWRFGVERALPQKPYSHVMKLDADARLAPDYLERIVPLASGRVGIAGGVIATRGMAEQKFHVPGAVKLYTIDAYRATESLATAHGFDAIDEIAVSYHTGLETRVDTGAHFELTRAIGASAGEIQGRYRNGRTSRWIGYDFTYFLVHCARYIARRPYVIGALALLWGYLTAGPGPFAPELKKAHARMQREKLGRAIRNPLGFWREAYKV, encoded by the coding sequence ATGTACAACGAGGTCGACAACGTGGCGGGCCTCCTCGAGTGCCTCAAGGCGCAGCGATTCCGGGACTTCGATTGGGTAGTGGTCGATGACGGCAGCACCGATGGCACCGCCGACCGTCTTGCGCAACTCGATACCGACAAGTTCGCCACCATCCTGTCGAAGAAGAACGACGGCGGACTGCTCTCCGGGTCGGAGTTCAGGTCATGGCGCTTCGGCGTCGAAAGGGCGCTGCCCCAGAAACCCTATTCGCACGTGATGAAGCTGGACGCCGACGCGCGACTGGCCCCGGATTACCTCGAACGGATCGTGCCGCTTGCGAGCGGTCGAGTCGGCATCGCAGGCGGCGTCATCGCGACGCGAGGGATGGCCGAGCAGAAGTTCCACGTGCCCGGTGCGGTCAAGCTGTACACGATCGACGCGTACCGGGCGACCGAGTCGCTGGCCACGGCACATGGCTTCGATGCGATCGACGAGATCGCGGTCAGCTACCACACGGGTTTGGAAACCCGCGTGGACACCGGCGCTCATTTCGAGCTGACGCGCGCTATCGGCGCAAGCGCGGGAGAGATCCAGGGGCGGTATCGCAATGGCCGGACGAGTCGCTGGATCGGCTACGACTTCACTTATTTCCTCGTGCATTGCGCCCGCTACATTGCGCGACGTCCATACGTGATCGGCGCGCTCGCGCTGCTGTGGGGCTACCTCACTGCGGGCCCAGGCCCGTTCGCACCGGAATTGAAGAAGGCGCACGCCCGGATGCAGCGCGAGAAGCTCGGCCGAGCAATCCGCAACCCGTTGGGGTTCTGGCGCGAGGCCTACAAGGTCTGA
- a CDS encoding DUF6492 family protein, with the protein MSGNSVQLITCSYSGDLEVCRLLCASVDRFAPEDVTHRLYVPRRDLPLFADLATSRRILGAQEDLLPKWLWKVPLPGPKWRARLRLPRRNVYLTPFTLPVRGWIAQQMMKIAATLRSDADIVVHVDSDSAFIRPFTASSFMIDDKTRFHKSEESLRLEAHIPWYAAAARLLGLPEADYYTTEYIDQIVVWRRTVVEAMTARIEETTGENWAKSLARTPHLAEYVLYGVFVDQVLGLEAAGLSNQSRSLCHSRWTGDFTGPADEAAFVDSLLPDPIACAIQSTNSIDVEGRRRILERVTERAAEQDSQR; encoded by the coding sequence ATGAGCGGAAACTCGGTCCAGCTCATTACGTGCTCCTACAGTGGCGACCTTGAGGTGTGTCGGCTGCTGTGCGCGAGCGTCGATCGATTCGCGCCAGAGGATGTGACCCATAGGCTTTACGTCCCCAGGCGGGATCTTCCACTATTTGCCGATCTCGCGACGTCGCGGCGGATTCTCGGCGCGCAGGAGGACCTGCTGCCGAAGTGGTTGTGGAAGGTACCGCTGCCCGGGCCGAAATGGCGTGCGAGACTTCGACTTCCCCGGCGCAACGTGTATTTGACCCCGTTCACCTTGCCCGTTCGTGGCTGGATTGCGCAACAGATGATGAAAATCGCTGCCACCCTCCGCAGCGATGCCGACATCGTCGTCCATGTCGACAGCGATAGCGCATTCATCCGTCCTTTCACCGCCTCGTCGTTCATGATCGACGACAAGACCCGCTTTCATAAGAGTGAAGAGTCGCTGCGACTCGAAGCGCACATACCCTGGTACGCGGCAGCGGCGCGGTTGCTCGGCCTTCCGGAAGCCGATTACTACACCACTGAATACATCGATCAGATCGTGGTATGGCGGCGCACGGTAGTGGAGGCTATGACGGCGCGAATAGAAGAAACGACGGGAGAGAACTGGGCAAAGTCCCTCGCCAGGACACCCCACCTCGCCGAATACGTGCTCTATGGGGTCTTCGTCGATCAAGTCCTCGGATTGGAAGCCGCGGGATTGTCGAATCAATCCCGCTCGCTGTGTCATTCGCGGTGGACGGGGGACTTCACTGGGCCGGCCGACGAGGCGGCCTTTGTCGATAGTCTGTTGCCCGACCCCATAGCCTGCGCCATTCAGTCGACGAATTCGATAGACGTCGAGGGGCGCAGACGAATTCTCGAGCGCGTCACCGAGCGCGCCGCGGAACAGGACTCACAGCGCTAG